From a region of the Mycobacterium intracellulare ATCC 13950 genome:
- a CDS encoding dienelactone hydrolase family protein, whose product MGAPEADLSGWSAAPFSGGGYTHDVYRKGAGPGVVLIPELPGIHPGVLGLGNHLVDNGFTVAIPSLFGEPGRAKTAGYLVGAIGRACVAREFAALALNKQRPVSAFLRALARDLNASTPGKGVGVIGQCFTGGFALAAAVDDSVLAPVLSQPSVPFPLGAARRRDPGLSESELTTVADRCATDGLCAMGLRFSEDKLSPGERFATLKERLGDAFEVIDIDSGPTNQHGFGKAAHSVLTDEVREIDGHPAYEARKRVVRFLTERLT is encoded by the coding sequence ATGGGTGCACCGGAGGCAGATCTGTCCGGGTGGTCGGCGGCGCCGTTCAGCGGTGGCGGCTACACCCACGACGTCTACCGCAAGGGCGCCGGCCCCGGTGTGGTGCTGATCCCTGAGCTGCCCGGAATACATCCCGGCGTGCTGGGCTTGGGTAATCACCTGGTGGACAACGGTTTCACCGTCGCAATCCCGTCGCTGTTCGGCGAGCCGGGCCGTGCCAAGACGGCCGGTTACCTCGTCGGCGCCATCGGACGAGCCTGTGTGGCAAGGGAATTCGCGGCGTTGGCGCTGAACAAGCAGCGGCCGGTGTCGGCGTTCCTGCGCGCGCTCGCGCGCGACCTCAACGCCTCGACGCCCGGCAAGGGCGTCGGCGTGATCGGCCAATGTTTCACCGGGGGATTCGCATTGGCCGCCGCGGTCGACGACAGCGTGCTGGCCCCGGTACTGTCGCAGCCGTCGGTGCCGTTCCCGCTCGGCGCCGCTCGGCGCCGCGACCCCGGCCTGAGCGAGTCCGAGCTGACCACCGTGGCCGACCGCTGCGCCACTGACGGCTTGTGCGCCATGGGATTACGATTCAGCGAGGACAAACTGTCGCCGGGCGAGCGGTTCGCGACGCTCAAGGAGCGCCTCGGGGACGCGTTCGAGGTGATCGACATCGATTCGGGCCCGACCAATCAGCACGGCTTCGGCAAGGCAGCGCATTCGGTGCTGACCGATGAGGTCCGTGAAATCGACGGACACCCCGCCTACGAGGCCCGTAAACGCGTGGTCCGATTCCTCACCGAGCGGCTCACCTAG
- a CDS encoding glycosyltransferase has translation MRFALASYGTRGDIEPAVVIGRELQRRGHDVCIAVPPDLVGFAQSAGLSAVPYGAETNAWMDAFRTFTTTLFSRFWRVRDISRSGLEIKKVTDQSWAHMNETLKSLAEGADVVLAGQTYQEIAANVAEYHGLPLVTLHHVPMRPNGQVVAILPAPASRFAVRAFDWLTWRLSKKLEDAQRGELGLPKTTSSSPRRIAALRALEIQAYDEVAFPGLAAEWAKWRRQRPFVGALTMELATGADDEAASWIAAGTPPIFFGFGSMPVESPSDTIEMISGACAQLGERALICAGWGDFDDVPHSDHVKVVGALNYASIFPLCRAAVHHGGSGTTAASLRAGIPTLVLSVDGNQIIWGAQVKRRLKVGTHRRLSATTRESLVADLRRILAPEYAIRARDLAARMTTPAESVAKAADLAENFASSRRSA, from the coding sequence ATGAGATTTGCGCTGGCAAGCTATGGAACTCGAGGCGATATCGAGCCTGCTGTTGTTATCGGCCGCGAACTGCAGCGCAGAGGGCATGATGTGTGCATCGCAGTCCCGCCCGATTTGGTCGGCTTCGCGCAATCGGCCGGCCTGTCCGCGGTGCCCTACGGGGCGGAGACGAACGCCTGGATGGACGCGTTTCGCACCTTCACCACGACGCTGTTCAGCAGGTTCTGGAGGGTTCGGGACATATCGCGGTCTGGGCTCGAAATCAAGAAGGTCACCGACCAGTCTTGGGCGCACATGAACGAGACATTGAAGTCGTTGGCGGAGGGGGCCGACGTGGTACTCGCCGGGCAGACCTATCAGGAAATCGCCGCCAATGTGGCTGAATACCATGGTCTTCCGTTGGTTACCCTGCACCATGTTCCGATGCGTCCCAACGGCCAGGTTGTGGCGATCTTGCCGGCACCGGCCTCTCGCTTCGCGGTGCGGGCGTTCGACTGGCTGACGTGGCGCCTGAGCAAAAAGCTCGAGGACGCGCAGCGCGGCGAACTCGGCCTGCCGAAGACAACGTCTTCCTCACCGCGACGAATTGCCGCATTGAGAGCCTTGGAAATTCAGGCATACGACGAGGTTGCCTTCCCGGGATTGGCGGCCGAATGGGCGAAATGGCGGCGCCAACGGCCCTTCGTGGGCGCGCTGACGATGGAGTTGGCGACGGGCGCCGACGACGAGGCCGCATCGTGGATTGCCGCGGGAACACCGCCGATTTTCTTCGGCTTCGGCAGCATGCCGGTGGAATCTCCGTCCGACACGATCGAGATGATCAGCGGGGCGTGCGCGCAGTTGGGCGAGCGGGCGTTGATTTGCGCCGGCTGGGGCGACTTCGACGACGTCCCGCATTCCGATCACGTCAAGGTGGTCGGCGCGCTGAATTACGCGTCCATCTTTCCCCTGTGCCGGGCCGCCGTGCACCACGGCGGATCGGGCACCACCGCCGCAAGTCTGCGTGCCGGAATTCCCACCCTGGTCCTGTCCGTGGACGGCAATCAGATCATCTGGGGAGCCCAGGTGAAACGCCGCCTCAAGGTGGGCACCCACCGCCGCCTATCCGCCACCACCCGGGAATCGCTCGTCGCAGACCTGCGCCGAATCTTGGCGCCGGAGTACGCAATCCGAGCTCGCGACCTTGCCGCCCGGATGACGACACCCGCCGAAAGCGTCGCCAAGGCAGCAGATCTCGCCGAGAATTTCGCCAGTTCGAGGCGGTCGGCCTAG
- a CDS encoding non-ribosomal peptide synthetase, which produces MKMESDGGALPAAAAAEPAKRLLSIDLLDADEHSQLDEWGNRAVLAQPARTPVSIPQLFAAQVARDAEAVAVTCGSRSMTYGELNAASNRLAHLLVDRGAAPGERVAMLLPRCAEAIVAVLAVIKTGAAYVPMDPAHPDARLGMVLGDAAPIAVITTADLRLRVDTSDVPVIDINDSAIDAGVAAALPAPAADNLAYIVYTSGTTGMPKGVAVTHRNVTRLLESLDAELARGQVWTQCHSLAFDYSVWEIWAPLLYGARLLIVPDGVVRSSEEFHALLVREQVSVLSQTPSAFHALQTADALHSEMGQLNLQTVAFGGEALEPQRLASWFRNHPGSPRMINMYGITETTVHASFREIAVRDVENSVSPIGVPLAHLAFFVLDKFLRRVSAGAVGELYVAGAGVASGYWGRSGLTASRFVACPFGDAQAPGQRMYRTGDLVRWDADGELQYVGRADEQVKIRGYRIELGEVRAALGAMDGVEQAAVIAREDRPGDKRLVGYVTGTADPVKVRAQLADRLPEYMVPAAVVGLQALPLTVNGKLDTRALPAPEYRDADRYRAPGDAVEQVLADIYAQVLGVDRVGVDDSFFDLGGDSVLSMQVVARARAAGVACRQRDVFVEQTVARLAQVAVLLDGEAAEVDEGVGAVVATPIMRWLHDFDGPVDEYNQTVVLQAPSGVTEADVVVVLQALLDRHAMLRLRAADTGDGDWSLWVPEVGAVDARACLQSVDALSDEALVAARSRLNPATGAMFTALWVPNTGQLALMIHHLSVDVSSWRILFEDLNIAWAQHHHGQPVELPTGGTSFARWAAILSEHARSPAVVELADAWRQLLATPAALPAVRPAVDTYARAGHLLATLDIETTHQLLGEVSATFHAGVQDVLLIAFGLAWNEFLGAAGSPIGISVKGHGRAEELRRDVDLSRTVGWFTSKYPVALTVGELPWAHVAAGGAALGPLIAATLERLRAMPDGLTYGLLRYLNPEVGLAGSEPTIEFNYLGRFDADAAVLSEHLWRVDEDAMATIPAASAIPTPLGHTVEFNAALLDTGTGQRLHTTWTWAPSALDEEQIQRLNRLLFEALTGICAHVRHGGGGEPAPSA; this is translated from the coding sequence GTGAAAATGGAATCTGATGGCGGCGCGTTACCGGCGGCCGCGGCGGCCGAACCGGCCAAGAGGTTGTTGTCGATCGACCTACTCGATGCCGATGAACACAGCCAGCTCGACGAATGGGGCAACCGAGCGGTGCTCGCACAGCCAGCCCGCACGCCGGTCTCGATTCCGCAATTGTTCGCGGCGCAGGTGGCCCGCGACGCGGAGGCGGTAGCGGTCACGTGCGGGAGCCGCTCGATGACCTACGGCGAGCTGAACGCGGCATCTAATCGATTGGCGCACCTGCTCGTTGACCGCGGCGCCGCCCCCGGCGAGCGTGTGGCGATGCTGCTGCCGCGCTGCGCCGAGGCGATCGTGGCGGTCCTGGCCGTGATCAAGACCGGGGCGGCCTACGTGCCGATGGATCCGGCGCACCCCGACGCGCGCCTCGGGATGGTCCTCGGCGACGCTGCCCCGATCGCCGTGATCACCACCGCGGACCTGCGTCTGCGGGTGGACACCTCGGACGTGCCCGTCATCGACATCAACGACTCCGCGATCGACGCCGGAGTTGCTGCCGCGTTGCCGGCCCCCGCCGCCGACAACCTCGCCTACATCGTCTACACCTCGGGCACCACCGGCATGCCCAAGGGCGTGGCCGTCACGCACCGCAATGTGACCCGGCTCCTCGAGTCACTCGACGCCGAACTGGCGCGGGGACAGGTGTGGACGCAATGCCATTCCCTGGCCTTCGACTACTCCGTCTGGGAAATCTGGGCTCCGCTTCTGTATGGCGCTCGGCTGCTGATCGTGCCCGACGGTGTCGTGCGTTCGTCGGAAGAATTCCACGCCCTGCTCGTGCGCGAACAGGTCAGCGTCTTGAGCCAGACCCCGTCGGCGTTCCACGCGCTGCAGACCGCCGACGCGCTGCACTCGGAGATGGGGCAGCTGAACCTCCAGACGGTGGCCTTCGGCGGCGAAGCGCTTGAACCGCAACGCCTTGCGTCGTGGTTCCGTAATCATCCGGGGTCGCCACGGATGATCAACATGTACGGCATCACCGAGACGACGGTGCACGCCTCGTTCCGGGAGATCGCCGTCCGCGACGTCGAGAACAGCGTCAGCCCGATCGGCGTGCCGTTGGCGCATCTCGCCTTCTTCGTGCTCGATAAGTTCCTGCGTCGGGTGTCGGCGGGCGCCGTCGGTGAGCTGTATGTGGCCGGTGCGGGAGTGGCCTCCGGATACTGGGGCCGGTCCGGGTTGACGGCGTCGCGGTTCGTGGCGTGCCCGTTCGGCGATGCCCAGGCGCCCGGTCAACGTATGTATCGCACGGGCGATCTGGTGCGCTGGGACGCTGACGGTGAGTTGCAGTATGTGGGCCGCGCGGATGAGCAGGTGAAAATCCGCGGATATCGCATCGAGTTGGGCGAGGTCAGGGCGGCACTCGGCGCGATGGACGGCGTCGAGCAGGCTGCCGTGATCGCCCGTGAGGACCGTCCCGGCGACAAGCGCCTGGTCGGCTACGTCACCGGGACCGCCGATCCGGTCAAGGTGCGCGCGCAACTGGCGGATCGATTGCCGGAATATATGGTGCCGGCCGCGGTCGTGGGGCTGCAGGCTCTGCCGCTGACGGTCAACGGCAAACTCGACACACGCGCCCTGCCGGCACCGGAGTACCGGGACGCCGACCGTTACCGCGCGCCGGGAGACGCGGTCGAGCAGGTCCTGGCCGACATCTATGCCCAGGTCCTCGGTGTCGATCGGGTCGGCGTGGACGACTCGTTCTTCGACCTGGGCGGGGACAGCGTGTTGTCGATGCAGGTGGTGGCCCGGGCGCGCGCGGCCGGTGTGGCGTGTCGACAGCGCGATGTCTTCGTCGAGCAGACGGTGGCCCGGCTTGCGCAGGTGGCCGTCTTGCTCGATGGCGAGGCGGCGGAGGTCGACGAGGGCGTCGGTGCGGTGGTGGCCACCCCGATCATGCGCTGGCTACACGATTTTGACGGTCCGGTCGATGAGTACAACCAGACGGTGGTGCTGCAAGCTCCCTCCGGAGTGACCGAGGCCGACGTTGTCGTCGTGCTGCAAGCCCTGCTGGACCGCCACGCCATGCTGCGGCTGCGCGCCGCGGACACCGGGGACGGGGATTGGTCGCTGTGGGTACCCGAGGTAGGGGCCGTGGACGCCCGCGCCTGCCTGCAGTCGGTGGATGCGTTGTCCGACGAGGCGCTCGTGGCCGCGCGGTCACGGTTGAATCCGGCGACCGGGGCGATGTTCACCGCGTTGTGGGTGCCGAACACGGGCCAGTTGGCGTTGATGATTCACCATCTGTCCGTGGATGTGTCGTCGTGGCGAATCCTGTTCGAAGACTTGAACATTGCATGGGCGCAACATCACCACGGGCAGCCGGTCGAATTGCCCACTGGTGGAACGTCGTTCGCGCGGTGGGCGGCGATACTGAGTGAGCACGCGCGCAGCCCGGCGGTCGTGGAGCTGGCCGACGCATGGCGCCAATTGTTGGCGACGCCCGCCGCGTTGCCCGCGGTGCGACCGGCGGTCGACACCTACGCCCGCGCTGGTCACCTGTTGGCGACGCTGGATATCGAGACCACTCACCAGTTGCTGGGCGAGGTGTCGGCCACGTTTCACGCTGGGGTGCAAGACGTTCTGTTGATCGCGTTCGGGTTGGCCTGGAACGAATTCCTCGGCGCCGCCGGCTCACCGATCGGTATCAGCGTCAAAGGTCACGGCCGCGCCGAAGAACTGCGGCGCGACGTCGACCTGTCGCGCACCGTGGGATGGTTCACCAGTAAGTACCCGGTGGCGCTGACGGTGGGTGAATTGCCGTGGGCGCACGTAGCCGCCGGCGGGGCCGCGCTGGGACCGTTGATCGCGGCCACTTTGGAACGGCTTCGCGCCATGCCTGACGGTCTGACCTACGGTCTCCTGCGCTATTTGAATCCCGAAGTGGGACTGGCTGGTTCGGAGCCGACCATCGAATTCAACTACCTCGGGCGGTTTGACGCCGATGCGGCCGTTCTGTCCGAACATCTCTGGCGGGTCGACGAGGACGCCATGGCGACCATCCCCGCGGCGTCGGCGATACCCACGCCGCTCGGCCACACCGTGGAATTCAACGCCGCCCTCCTGGATACCGGTACCGGCCAGCGCCTGCACACGACATGGACGTGGGCACCCTCAGCACTGGACGAGGAACAGATTCAGCGGCTGAACCGGCTGTTGTTCGAGGCACTGACCGGCATCTGCGCGCATGTGCGGCACGGTGGCGGCGGTGAGCCGGCACCGTCGGCCTGA
- a CDS encoding carboxylesterase/lipase family protein encodes MAIDDLVVETSNGPVRGVDDGRVKAWKGIRYAAAPVGDLRFRAPQPPERWTEIADATVFGPACPQPVFPNMPLDLGAPQGEDCLRLNVWASSETRPGDAKPVLVWLHGGAYVLGSSSQTLYDGSRLVSHGDVVVVTVNYRLGVLGFLDLTSLDTAGRRFDSNVGLRDALAALEWVRDNVAAFGGDPHRVTLFGESAGAGIVTTLLASPAADGLFAGAIAQSSPATSVYDRDRAHRVTQAFLGKLGIAPSEAQRLVDMPMAAILAASQEVFDEVPARNPGTLAFVPIVDGDVLGDYPVKLAQEGRTHPVPLIIGTNKHEAALFRLMRSPLMPITPSAITSMFNQIAAEQPDLQLPTEEEIGSAYSRLRRKARSLSIATDVGFRMPSVWLAEGHAHAAPVYLYRFDYSTPLLRLLTVGAAHATELPYVWGTLGAPKDPTLKLGGTRTAKAVSKRVRTRWINFAAHGAPAGPTGEPEWPRYRATDRACLLIGKKDTLAHDVDANIRAAWGSEMVSFR; translated from the coding sequence ATGGCGATCGACGACCTGGTGGTCGAAACCAGCAACGGCCCGGTCCGCGGCGTCGACGACGGCCGCGTCAAGGCGTGGAAGGGCATCCGCTACGCGGCGGCGCCGGTGGGCGACTTACGTTTCCGGGCGCCGCAACCGCCCGAGCGCTGGACCGAGATCGCCGACGCCACCGTGTTCGGGCCGGCCTGCCCGCAACCGGTCTTTCCCAACATGCCGCTGGATCTGGGCGCACCGCAGGGCGAGGACTGCCTGCGGCTCAACGTCTGGGCATCCTCTGAGACCCGGCCCGGGGACGCCAAACCGGTCCTGGTGTGGCTGCACGGCGGCGCCTACGTCCTGGGATCGAGCAGCCAGACGCTCTATGACGGCAGCAGGTTGGTCAGCCACGGCGACGTCGTCGTGGTGACGGTCAACTATCGGCTCGGCGTGCTCGGCTTCCTCGACCTGACGTCGTTGGACACCGCGGGGCGACGGTTCGACTCGAACGTCGGGCTGCGCGACGCGCTCGCGGCGCTGGAGTGGGTGCGCGACAACGTCGCCGCCTTCGGCGGCGATCCGCACCGGGTCACGCTGTTCGGTGAATCCGCCGGGGCGGGCATCGTCACGACGCTGCTGGCCAGCCCGGCGGCCGACGGCCTGTTCGCCGGCGCGATCGCGCAGAGCTCGCCGGCCACCTCGGTGTACGACCGCGACCGCGCGCACCGGGTCACCCAAGCCTTCCTCGGCAAACTGGGAATCGCCCCGTCGGAGGCGCAGCGGTTGGTCGACATGCCGATGGCGGCGATCCTGGCCGCGTCGCAAGAGGTGTTCGACGAAGTGCCGGCGCGCAACCCGGGAACGCTGGCGTTCGTGCCGATCGTCGACGGCGACGTACTGGGCGATTACCCTGTCAAGCTGGCGCAGGAGGGCCGCACCCACCCGGTCCCGCTGATCATCGGCACCAACAAACACGAGGCGGCACTCTTCCGGCTGATGCGCTCGCCGCTGATGCCGATCACCCCGAGCGCGATCACCTCGATGTTCAACCAGATCGCCGCCGAGCAACCCGATTTGCAGTTGCCCACCGAGGAGGAGATCGGCTCGGCGTATTCGCGATTGCGGCGCAAGGCGCGGAGTTTGAGCATCGCCACCGACGTCGGCTTCCGGATGCCCTCGGTGTGGCTGGCCGAGGGACACGCCCACGCGGCACCGGTGTATCTGTACCGGTTCGACTACTCCACCCCGTTGTTGAGGCTGCTGACGGTCGGAGCCGCGCACGCCACCGAATTGCCTTACGTCTGGGGAACTCTCGGTGCGCCCAAGGATCCCACGCTGAAGCTCGGCGGCACCAGAACCGCCAAGGCGGTCTCCAAGAGGGTGCGCACCCGATGGATCAACTTCGCCGCGCACGGCGCGCCCGCGGGACCCACCGGTGAGCCGGAATGGCCCCGCTACCGGGCGACCGACCGTGCCTGCCTGCTCATCGGCAAGAAGGACACCCTCGCCCATGACGTCGACGCGAACATCCGCGCCGCCTGGGGCAGCGAGATGGTGAGCTTTCGCTAA